Below is a genomic region from Delftia tsuruhatensis.
GGTTCTGCCGTTCGGCTTCGCGCAGGCGGCGGGCCCAGGTCTCTATGGGGTCGGTGGTGTGTTCGGTGGTGTGCATGGCTTCAGGGGGAGGGGCGGGTCAGTCGTCGGTGTGCATGAACATCACGCCGTAGCCGGCGATCAGCGAAGGCACGGGGCGGTAGGCATTCACGGGGCAGGGCAGGCCCGGGTGCTGCGGCAGGGCGGCGCGGGCCACCAGCCAGGTCTTGGATTCATGGGCCGAACGGCCGGCCTGCGTTTCGATGCAAGCCTCGCTGTGGCGGCACAGGCGGTCCAGTTCGCCGCTGGCCAGGGCCTGCATCCAGTCCAGGTCCCAGGCGGGATTGAGCGGCTTCATCCAGGCCTCGCCACGGGCCAGTGCCAGGCCGGCGGCCTTCACCCGCTCGGTCTTGGCGGCTTTCTCTGCCTCGGTGGGCGGCACGCCGACGGTGATGCGCTCGCGCACGGCCGGGTCGGGGTGGTCCAGCGTGGGCACGGGCGGTTCGTGCGAAAGCCCGCCCGATCCGATCAGCAGCGTGCGCTGCGGCAACCCGTCCAGAAAGCGGCCCAGGGCCTCGCCCAGCGTGCGGCAGCGCGCCAGCCGCGCGATGGCGGGCGGGGCCACGGCGTTGAGGAACAGCGGCAGCACGGGCGGGGTGCGCGCCAGTTCGTCGCCCCACAGCACCTGCAGCGCCTGGGCGAAGCCATGGTCCACCTCCATGCGGCGCGAGACCGCGATGTCCACATGCGCATCCATCAGGTGCGTGGCCAGGGCCAGCGCCAGGTCCTCGGGCACGTTCAGCGGGCCTGCCGGGGACAGATAGTCGCCCACGGCGTGCACCGCGGTGCCCAGGCACAACGGCGGCATCAGCGCGTTGAAGAAGCCGTTGTAGTGGTCGGGGCCGATGAGCACGACCAGGTCCGGATCGAAGGCATGGACGGCCGCGCGCGCCGCCGCAATGGCGGCGTCGAGCGCCTGCTGATCGTCCGCAGGCACGGGATTGAGGCCCAGCAGCGGGGAGTGCGACATGCCCAGGAAGGCGCGCCGCGCACGGGCCATGGCGGTGGTGTCCATGGCTCAGTCCTGCAGCGCGCAGGCACCGCCCGGTACCAGGGGGACATGCAGCAGCCGCGCCAGCTGCGCGGTCACGGCGCCGGTTTCCTGGGGCGATGCCATCGCGGCCACGAAGCGGTCGGGGCGCACGAAGGCGATGGAGCGCGTCTGCGCGCCGAACCAGTCCTTGAGGCGGCCCTGGACATCGCCCACGGTGACCACCGTCTCGTGCGCGGGCGGGCAATGCGCCATCTGCCCGGGCGGCATGACGCGGACCATCCGCGCATTGAGTCGGCGCCAGAAGGCCAGCGCCTGCGCGTCCAGCCCCTGCACGGGATCCGTGGTCCAGGCGATGAGGGCGAAGTGCGGGCCGATGACGTCGTCCAGCCGCAGGATGCGGCCTGCGCCGTCGAGCACGCGCGGCTGGATGAACATGCGGCCGACGGCGCTGGGCGGTGGTGTCTGCAGGCCATGGACGAGACGGCCCAGCGGCGATTCCTTCTTCTCGGCCATGAGGCCGAGCAAGCGGCCCAGCGGCGTGTCGCCCGAGCGTTGCAGCAGCCCGCCCAGCAGTGGCGCGGGCGGGGCCTGCGGGTCCTGGCCGTGCAGCACCACGCCCTGCTCATAGCGCGGCATGGGCTTGAAGCGCATCTCGGCGAAGTACTGCTTGACCGGGGGCACGGCATTGAGGGCCAGCATCACCGTATCGCGCAGCCGTGCGGCCGTGCGGCTTTCGGGCGCGAAGATGTCCCCGGCCACCTCGGACAGGTGGATCATGCTGCGCGCATGGTCGCGGCGCTCCTGGCCGTAGCTGTCCAGCAGGGCTTCGCCCGCCTGCCCTCTGGCCACCATGGCCAGCTTCCAGGCCAGGTTGCTGGCATCGCGCAGCCCGCTGTTGTAGCCCTGGCCCTGCCAGACCGGCATGATGTGGGCCGCATCGCCGGCCAGCAGCACGCGCCCTTCGCGGAACTTCGCGGCCAGCCGCGCGTTGTGCGTGTAGACGCGCTTGCGGATGTAGTCCAGGCGCTCCGGGTCGGCCACGACCTTGCGCATCAGGCGCGCGAGGTTGTCGGGCCGGGACAGCTCCTGCTCCGTTTCGCCGGGCATGACCATGAATTCAAAGCGGCGGATGCCATGGGGCAGCGCGGCCGACACATAGGGGCGATCGGGGTCGCAGTGCATGCCGATGTGGGGCGTGCCCAGCGGATCGTTGCGCACATCGACCACGATCCACTGGTTGGGCTTGGTGCGGCCCTCGAAGGCGATGCCCAGCGCGCGCCGCACGGCGCTGTTGCCGCCGTCGCAGGCGACCAGGAAGCGCGCGCGCAGCGCCTGGCGCGTGCCGTCGGCGGCCAGCAGTTGCAGGTCCACGCCATGGGCGTCCTGGCTGAAATGGGCGAGCTCCTGCCCGAACAGCAACCGCACATGGGCGAAGCGCGCCAGTCCCTGGTGCAGGATGGCATCCACCTGGGGCTGTATGAAGGCATTGCGCCGCGACCAGCCGAACTCGTCGGTGCGCGGCTCGATGGAGGCAAAGCACTGGCCGCTGGCCGTGAAAAAGCGCATCCAGTGGTCGGGCGTGATGTGGCCCTCGACCTCGCCGGAAAGGCCCGCGGCCTGCAAGGTGCGCAGCGATTCGTCATCGATGCCGATGGCGCGCGGATAGTCGATGAGGCGGTCCAGCTTTTCGACCACCAGGGTGCGCACGCCGGCCAGCCCCAACAGGTTGGCCAGGGTCAGGCCCACGGGGCCTGCGCCGATGATGGCGACGTCGTAGGGCTGCGTCTGCGCCGGGGTGTCTGCTGCCGTATCCATGCTCTGCCTTGTCTCCGTGATCCGTTGCGGTGGCCCGTGGCTTTGCCTGCGGGCCGGCTATGGAGGCGGATTGTGGGCAGCACCGGCATGGCTGCGAACTGCGTGCACCAGGTGCACATCAAGTCATGGGTTTACCCTTGATTCGGGGCATGTCGTGAGGGGGCAGCATGAAAAATGCCCTGGCACATGGTCTGGGCCTGGATATGCAGGTAGTGGTGCACTTCGACCCCTGGGGGTGTGTTGTCGGGTGTGCTCCTGTATCTGCTATTGCAGCAGGTGCTCCTGGAGGCGGATCTGCCCAATCTAGCAAGGCGCTGTGCCGAGGACAGAAAGTCTCCTCTGTAAATGAGCAAGCATCAACCTCCATCCTCGTAGTGAATCTCGACAATACATTCATATGACTCCTCTGGATATGGCATAAATGCGGTCATCTTCATATGAGTTGGATGGCCTTTTTTTACAAGAGAAGTTGTCATTCTGTCCATTGTGGCAATCAAGAGTGAATTTTCATCAGTTAGTTTGCCTTGGATTATGCTGGAATGCATTAAAAAGATGTTATCTAACTCATCTTTGTCCTGGATGGATATTTTTGTTAAATAAGCATTTTTCTTCGAGAGATTAATAATTTCCTGAAGGCTTCCACTCTTCTCTGTTCTTTTAATGGATTCAGAATTTCTCAATGAAATAGAGAAAGCCACCCCATTTCCAATGAACTCCCTGCTTCCTTGATTAAAAATCTTCCCAGGCTCAGCAATCCAGGCATATTCAGCGTGATCTGTTATTTTTTTTGAGATATACCACTTCCAAATATTTCTTTTGCCGTTTATCGGAAACACAGCAGCAACGCTATCCCTCAAAGCATAAGCCTCACAGACATCATTTCTCACCTCTTCACCATTCGCCTCAAATGATAAAAATATTGCAAGAGAAATTAAAATTGAAATTCTCATATCACTTTCTTCTTTGATTTATTATTCTTGATACTGCATCCGCCAAATCATCTATGCCTGCTGTCGGAGCCGATCCTCTTTGCTCCATATCTAGAAAATAATATGGAGAATCACAACTGTATCCTTCCGGAATGCTTTTCGTTTTCCATATTTCTTTCGGAATATAGTCGCTTGGCGTTTTTACGTCACGTCCAGGCTCACGGTCACTTGCAGTACATGTGAGATTTGCCTTGCTCCATTTTCTGCAATACTGCGTGTAGTCATACGGACTGAAGTTTTCCGCTGCACTTTGCCAAGGCTTCTTGCCCGCAACCAAGCTGCCTGGATCATAATTTGGCAATTTAATCATTTCCGCAGTCTGTAGATCCAGCTCGTTTTGAGGAATCTTTCGATCAAATAGCGCCGGCTGCTGCAAGCCTGACTGTATTTTGGATGAGGATATTTTTTGCAATCCGAGAAGGTCAACCCAAGATTTCGGGTCGTCTGAACACAGGTAGGAGTTCGTCCCCCCATCAACCCAATCGGATCCTGATTGATATAAGCCCCGATCTCCGGGTCGTAGTACCGGTGCCGGTTGTAGTACAGCCCCGTCTCCCGGTCATGGTGCTGGCCCGGCAGGCGGATCTCCTGGTGAATGCCCTGCGGGTTGTATTCCTCCTGCACCTGGCCCCAGGGGTTCAGGCGCGCCGCCCACACCACGTGCCCTTGCTGTTGGCACACGCCAATACGATTGCAATGATAGGGTATTTTAAAAAATCTCTAGCTCATTGAACTACATAGTTGGCAAGCTAGTGAGAAAATTTTTTCTTCTGGGGTATTTTGCAGAAGCATTTTCTGATTATTTAAATTAATAAAATTTCTATTTGGTTATTTTTTTACAAAGCTCTCTGGTTGCAAGAATAATTTGCAATCCATTCTCCTTGCTTGCAATAACAACAGCATTCTTCTTTGAAAAGCTTCTAAAAAATCGCTTTTCATTCTCACTTATCCTTTCGCCCTCTGAACGTTCCTCTAAGATATAATCAATAAATGGCCTCATTATGGCATCCTTGTGTACCTCCTTTATTTTTTTGTAAATATCCGCTGGTTTTTCGTATCCTTTCAGATATGAATGCTCCATATATATTTCATTTAGCGAAACACATCCATCTGCGCGATTCAACTCCATCCATTCGGTTTTTAATCCGCCTGCTGCATGGTTGTGATTAATTGCAAGCAGCAAGATTATCGTTGTTCTTGACTTGATCATATGCTCAATATTTAAGAATATTTGCTTCAGCATTAATATCAACACCTATTCAAAGCATGAGCAGTCGAATCTAGATCCATTATTAAAATCAAC
It encodes:
- a CDS encoding 3-carboxyethylcatechol 2,3-dioxygenase, encoding MDTTAMARARRAFLGMSHSPLLGLNPVPADDQQALDAAIAAARAAVHAFDPDLVVLIGPDHYNGFFNALMPPLCLGTAVHAVGDYLSPAGPLNVPEDLALALATHLMDAHVDIAVSRRMEVDHGFAQALQVLWGDELARTPPVLPLFLNAVAPPAIARLARCRTLGEALGRFLDGLPQRTLLIGSGGLSHEPPVPTLDHPDPAVRERITVGVPPTEAEKAAKTERVKAAGLALARGEAWMKPLNPAWDLDWMQALASGELDRLCRHSEACIETQAGRSAHESKTWLVARAALPQHPGLPCPVNAYRPVPSLIAGYGVMFMHTDD
- a CDS encoding bifunctional 3-(3-hydroxy-phenyl)propionate/3-hydroxycinnamic acid hydroxylase, with translation MDTAADTPAQTQPYDVAIIGAGPVGLTLANLLGLAGVRTLVVEKLDRLIDYPRAIGIDDESLRTLQAAGLSGEVEGHITPDHWMRFFTASGQCFASIEPRTDEFGWSRRNAFIQPQVDAILHQGLARFAHVRLLFGQELAHFSQDAHGVDLQLLAADGTRQALRARFLVACDGGNSAVRRALGIAFEGRTKPNQWIVVDVRNDPLGTPHIGMHCDPDRPYVSAALPHGIRRFEFMVMPGETEQELSRPDNLARLMRKVVADPERLDYIRKRVYTHNARLAAKFREGRVLLAGDAAHIMPVWQGQGYNSGLRDASNLAWKLAMVARGQAGEALLDSYGQERRDHARSMIHLSEVAGDIFAPESRTAARLRDTVMLALNAVPPVKQYFAEMRFKPMPRYEQGVVLHGQDPQAPPAPLLGGLLQRSGDTPLGRLLGLMAEKKESPLGRLVHGLQTPPPSAVGRMFIQPRVLDGAGRILRLDDVIGPHFALIAWTTDPVQGLDAQALAFWRRLNARMVRVMPPGQMAHCPPAHETVVTVGDVQGRLKDWFGAQTRSIAFVRPDRFVAAMASPQETGAVTAQLARLLHVPLVPGGACALQD
- a CDS encoding RHS repeat-associated core domain-containing protein, giving the protein MCQQQGHVVWAARLNPWGQVQEEYNPQGIHQEIRLPGQHHDRETGLYYNRHRYYDPEIGAYINQDPIGLMGGRTPTCVQTTRNLGLTFSDCKKYPHPKYSQACSSRRYLIERFLKTSWIYRLRK